A single genomic interval of Cydia strobilella chromosome 3, ilCydStro3.1, whole genome shotgun sequence harbors:
- the LOC134755681 gene encoding calphotin-like isoform X1 — MKFLLIVASVIAVAVAGPTRAIVTPGSGSAPIVDAESPIIAGPVVVESPISVGPALIESPISVGPALVESPISVGPALVESPIVESPVVVDTPIVGVSPVFVEHPIVVESPVVVDTPIVAESPVFAEVPIVVDAPIVNPSPAGVAAIEAESVSSAAAPLVQIILNINQAAAPEAPAVVPSPIIVEESPILAELPVVVDTPVVAPEPVLVVDTPIEAPIVIEPQPIELPTPVLPAPVEVAPVITLPDILN, encoded by the exons ATGAAATTTCTGCTGATCGTCGCTTCGGTCATCGCCGTGGCCGTCGCTGGCCCGACCCGCGCCATTGTCACCCCCGGCAGTGGCTCCGCGCCCATCGTGGATGCCGAATCCCCCATCATCGCTGGACCCGTCGTGGTTGAGAGCCCCATCTCTGTCGGACCTGCCCTGATTGAGAGCCCCATCTCTGTTGGACCCGCTCTGGTTGAGAGCCCCATTTCCGTTGGACCCGCCTTGGTTGAGAGCCCCATTGTTGAGAGCCCCGTCGTCGTTGATACCCCCATCGTCGGTGTGAGCCCCGTCTTCGTCGAGCACCCCATCGTTGTTGAGAGCCCCGTCGTCGTCGACACACCCATCGTCGCTGAAAGCCCCGTCTTCGCCGAGGTCCCCATTGTTGTTGACGCCCCCATCGTGAACCCCAGTCCCGCTGGTGTTGCTGCCATCGAGGCCGAGTCCGTCTCCTCTGCCGCTGCTCCCCTGGTTCAGATCATCCTGAACATCAACCAGGCTGCCGCCCCTGAGGCCCCCGCTGTCGTGCCCTCTCCCATCATCGTCGAGGAGTCTCCCATCCTTGCCGAGCTCCCCGTCGTGGTCGATACTCCCGTCGTGGCCCCTGAGCCCGTCCTG GTCGTCGATACCCCAATCGAGGCACCCATCGTGATTGAGCCCCAGCCCATCGAGCTGCCCACCCCCGTGCTACCCGCTCCCGTCGAGGTCGCCCCCGTGATCACCCTCCCCGACATCCTTAATTAA
- the LOC134755681 gene encoding calphotin-like isoform X2 yields the protein MKFLLIVASVIAVAVAGPTRAIVTPGSGSAPIVDAESPIIAGPVVVESPISVGPALIESPISVGPALVESPISVGPALVESPIVESPVVVDTPIVAESPVFAEVPIVVDAPIVNPSPAGVAAIEAESVSSAAAPLVQIILNINQAAAPEAPAVVPSPIIVEESPILAELPVVVDTPVVAPEPVLVVDTPIEAPIVIEPQPIELPTPVLPAPVEVAPVITLPDILN from the exons ATGAAATTTCTGCTGATCGTCGCTTCGGTCATCGCCGTGGCCGTCGCTGGCCCGACCCGCGCCATTGTCACCCCCGGCAGTGGCTCCGCGCCCATCGTGGATGCCGAATCCCCCATCATCGCTGGACCCGTCGTGGTTGAGAGCCCCATCTCTGTCGGACCTGCCCTGATTGAGAGCCCCATCTCTGTTGGACCCGCTCTGGTTGAGAGCCCCATTTCCGTTGGACCCGCCTTGGTTGAGAGCCCCA TTGTTGAGAGCCCCGTCGTCGTCGACACACCCATCGTCGCTGAAAGCCCCGTCTTCGCCGAGGTCCCCATTGTTGTTGACGCCCCCATCGTGAACCCCAGTCCCGCTGGTGTTGCTGCCATCGAGGCCGAGTCCGTCTCCTCTGCCGCTGCTCCCCTGGTTCAGATCATCCTGAACATCAACCAGGCTGCCGCCCCTGAGGCCCCCGCTGTCGTGCCCTCTCCCATCATCGTCGAGGAGTCTCCCATCCTTGCCGAGCTCCCCGTCGTGGTCGATACTCCCGTCGTGGCCCCTGAGCCCGTCCTG GTCGTCGATACCCCAATCGAGGCACCCATCGTGATTGAGCCCCAGCCCATCGAGCTGCCCACCCCCGTGCTACCCGCTCCCGTCGAGGTCGCCCCCGTGATCACCCTCCCCGACATCCTTAATTAA